The following nucleotide sequence is from Barnesiella propionica.
GTTGCATCGTTCGAACATGAAAAACCCCAAAAAGGTTACCTTGTCGTAGGCGAAAATGATTATAACGGCCACATTACTTCAACGTATCCGGATTATCAATTTAAACAAATATTGAAAAGCAACCGGAAAGGGAACGATGTAAAAGACATTATTTATCTATATAAATTTGAGAAAAATACAGAAAACAAATAAATTATAATCTCATAATCAACAATAAAGGAGACCCGTAAGGCCTCCTTTATTGTTATGACATATTCAGTCTTTACACGCTATTAATTCAATTTCAACCAAGACATCCTTAGGCAATTGCCTGACTGCTATGCATGAACGGGCCGGATGATTGGTAAAATACTCAGAATAAATCGTATTGAAAGCAGCAAAATCTTCCATATTCTTCAAGAAACAAGTCGTTTTTATCACATGGCCGAATGACATCCCAGCAGCTTGTAATATGGCAGATAAATTCTGCATAACTTGAATTGTCTGCCCCTTTATATTTGTCGCATCAACATTCCCGGTAACAGGATCTATAGGAATTTGTCCTGATGTATATAACATATTACCGCACAAAATAGCCTGCGAATACGGACCTATAGATTCAGGAGCCTGTTGGATATAAATCTTCTGTAACATAAGCTTATATTTAAACATTAATCAATTATACAAATCTACATAAAAAAAGGTTCCGACTAAATTTGGAATACTCATAAATATACCTAAAAATAACACTTATCTTCTCTTTTTTAGAAAAAACCGGACATCTTTTTACATAAATAATATGAACATATCTTTTTTCATTCTGTTATCATAAAGTAGGATTCTGACTGCAAAAGAAAAAAATGTCTTAATGAAGACAAGTGAAATTAAAATCCCCGGACTATATGAGCAAAATAAAAATAAAGGATGTATTTATAATTTTTGGCGAAGAGTACAAAAAAGCCCGCAAACTCATAGACGAAAATATAAGCAAAGCCGAAATACTTGAAAAAACAGGCTGCACTGTGGCAGTGAATAGAGCTAATCTTGAAATAAACGAAGGTGAATTTTTTGTTATTATGGGATTATCAGGCAGCGGAAAATCTACTCTCTTAAGATGTATCAACCGGCTCATACGTCCTACCTACGGAGAAGTACTGATAGACGGTAAGAATATAACACGATTAAAAGATAAAGAATTACTCGAAATACGGCGAAAAAAACTTTCCATGGTATTTCAGCATTTCGGTTTACTTCCCCATCGCAGTGTACTTAGCAATGTGGCTTTTGGACTCGAGCTACAAGGCATTTCTTCAAAGAAACGAATGAAAAAAGCACAAGAAAGCATAGAGCTGGTAGGACTGAAAGGTTATGAAGAACAAAAGGTAAGTGAACTATCGGGGGGTATGCAACAACGGGTAGGATTGGCAAGAGCACTTGCTAATAATCCCGAAGTTTTATTGATGGATGAAGCTTTTTCTGCTCTTGACCCGCTCATCAGAGAGCAGATGCAGGATGAACTTCTGGCCTTGCAAAACAAAATGAAGAAAACAATAGTATTCATTACACACGATCTCGATGAAGCAATTAAACTGGGAGACAGAATAGCCATAATGAAAGACGGTGAAGTAGTACAAATTGGAACTCCCGAAGAAATACTGACAAATCCGGCTAATAATTACGTAACTAAATTTACCGAAAATGTCGACCGAAGCAGAGTGGTGACTGCCGGCTCTATCATGATAAAAAAACCGGTAACCATAAGAGCTGATCGCGAAGGGCCTGAAGCTGTAATACGAAAAATGAGAGAGAAGAATCTGTTCGTATTACCAGTTATAGACTCTAACCACCAACTTCTGGGAGAAATAAGATTAAAAGATGTGATGAAACTGAGAAAAGAAGGAAAAAAAGACCTCAAGTCCATTATTATATGCAACATACCATCGGTACTCGAATGCGCTACCGTAGAAGACATGCTACCCTTATTACCTCAAATACGGCAGGTTATTCCGGTTGTCAGTGAGAACAATCAATTACTGGGTGTAGTATCACCATCTTCCGTCATTATTGAAATGACAGGTAAAGATAAAGGAGAGATCAAACAAATCGTACAAAATGCTATAGACTTATGATAAAAATAGATATAGGAAAATATATTGAAATAGCTATAAACTGGCTCACAGACCATTGGACTCCATTCTTCGATGCCATCGACAACGGTGTAGGAAACTTTATA
It contains:
- a CDS encoding quaternary amine ABC transporter ATP-binding protein, with protein sequence MSKIKIKDVFIIFGEEYKKARKLIDENISKAEILEKTGCTVAVNRANLEINEGEFFVIMGLSGSGKSTLLRCINRLIRPTYGEVLIDGKNITRLKDKELLEIRRKKLSMVFQHFGLLPHRSVLSNVAFGLELQGISSKKRMKKAQESIELVGLKGYEEQKVSELSGGMQQRVGLARALANNPEVLLMDEAFSALDPLIREQMQDELLALQNKMKKTIVFITHDLDEAIKLGDRIAIMKDGEVVQIGTPEEILTNPANNYVTKFTENVDRSRVVTAGSIMIKKPVTIRADREGPEAVIRKMREKNLFVLPVIDSNHQLLGEIRLKDVMKLRKEGKKDLKSIIICNIPSVLECATVEDMLPLLPQIRQVIPVVSENNQLLGVVSPSSVIIEMTGKDKGEIKQIVQNAIDL
- a CDS encoding RidA family protein, which encodes MLQKIYIQQAPESIGPYSQAILCGNMLYTSGQIPIDPVTGNVDATNIKGQTIQVMQNLSAILQAAGMSFGHVIKTTCFLKNMEDFAAFNTIYSEYFTNHPARSCIAVRQLPKDVLVEIELIACKD